The following are encoded together in the Bacillus sp. V2I10 genome:
- a CDS encoding (Fe-S)-binding protein — protein MKVSLFITCLADVFYSNVGKSTVELLEKLGCEVDFPKSQTCCGQPAYNSGYHKETREVAKHMITAFEQSDYVVGPSGSCVAMLHEYKELFANDRDWREKAHQLAEKSYELTQFLIEVLKVENVNASLHAHATYHKSCHMTRLLGVTDAPETLLKNVSGLNVTPLPNSHDCCGFGGTFSVKMVSISEQMVDEKIKHIQDTDAELLIGADCGCLMNIGGRINRKGIPIKVMHIAEVLNSGVK, from the coding sequence TTGAAAGTATCTTTGTTCATTACATGTTTAGCAGATGTATTCTATTCAAATGTCGGCAAAAGCACGGTTGAATTACTTGAAAAGCTTGGCTGTGAAGTTGATTTCCCAAAAAGTCAGACCTGCTGCGGCCAGCCTGCCTATAATAGCGGCTATCATAAGGAAACGAGAGAAGTGGCAAAGCATATGATCACAGCTTTTGAGCAATCTGATTATGTTGTAGGGCCATCCGGTTCATGTGTGGCCATGCTGCATGAATATAAGGAACTGTTTGCAAATGATCGTGACTGGAGGGAAAAGGCGCATCAGCTTGCTGAAAAATCATATGAGCTAACGCAATTTTTAATTGAAGTTCTGAAGGTTGAAAATGTAAATGCGTCTCTTCATGCACATGCTACTTATCATAAATCGTGTCACATGACCAGGCTCCTCGGTGTGACCGATGCTCCTGAAACATTACTTAAGAATGTAAGCGGTTTAAATGTAACACCTCTTCCTAACAGTCATGATTGCTGCGGATTTGGCGGAACGTTTTCCGTTAAAATGGTTTCCATTTCAGAGCAGATGGTAGACGAGAAGATCAAGCATATTCAAGATACAGATGCAGAATTATTAATTGGTGCAGACTGCGGCTGTTTGATGAATATCGGCGGGAGAATCAATCGCAAAGGGATACCTATTAAAGTAATGCATATTGCAGAAGTGCTGAATAGCGGGGTGAAATAA
- a CDS encoding LutB/LldF family L-lactate oxidation iron-sulfur protein — protein MPMKIGNEAFFDRVEKGVNNPFMRNAVASAQERMQGRRLQATEELGNWEEWRKLGEEIRTHTMENLDYYLEQLSENVAKRGGHVFFAATKEEANKYITDIAVQKQAKKVVKSKSMVTEEIHLNNALEKAGCEVIETDLGEYILQLDDHDPPSHIVVPALHKNKEQIRDTFKEKRGYEKSEMPEELALFAREQLRKDFLSADLGITGCNFAVAESGSICLVTNEGNAGLVTALPKTQITVMGMERIVPAWEELDVLVSLLCRSAVGQKLTSYITGLTGPKNDGDADGPEEFHLVIVDNGRSKILGTEFQSALHCIRCAACVNVCPVYRHIGGHSYGSIYAGPIGAVLSPLLGGYDDYKELPFASSLCAACTDACPVKIPLHELLIKHRRKIVEDEGKSTFGEKLAMKGYQLAASSPNLYGAGTKSASAVMSPFTSAGSIKKGPGPIKPWTDVRDFPAPSKERFRDWMKGREESGNDKG, from the coding sequence ATGCCAATGAAAATAGGAAACGAAGCTTTTTTCGACCGGGTTGAAAAAGGGGTAAATAATCCGTTCATGAGAAATGCAGTTGCTTCTGCACAAGAACGCATGCAGGGAAGGCGTCTGCAGGCAACGGAAGAGCTTGGAAACTGGGAAGAGTGGCGGAAACTTGGGGAAGAAATCCGCACACATACGATGGAAAATCTGGATTATTATTTGGAGCAGTTAAGCGAAAATGTGGCAAAACGCGGCGGACATGTTTTTTTTGCCGCAACAAAAGAAGAAGCTAACAAATACATAACAGACATTGCTGTTCAAAAACAGGCGAAAAAGGTTGTCAAATCAAAGTCAATGGTAACAGAAGAAATCCACTTAAATAATGCTTTAGAAAAAGCAGGCTGTGAAGTGATCGAGACAGATCTTGGGGAATATATTCTTCAGCTTGATGATCACGATCCTCCTTCGCATATTGTTGTTCCTGCTCTTCATAAAAACAAAGAACAAATTCGTGATACATTTAAAGAAAAACGGGGCTACGAAAAATCAGAAATGCCTGAAGAGCTCGCTCTATTCGCCAGAGAACAGCTTCGCAAGGATTTCCTGAGTGCAGATCTGGGTATTACAGGGTGCAACTTTGCAGTAGCAGAATCCGGCTCGATCTGTTTGGTTACAAATGAAGGAAATGCTGGCCTTGTAACAGCATTGCCAAAAACGCAAATAACGGTGATGGGGATGGAGCGCATCGTTCCTGCATGGGAAGAGCTTGATGTGTTAGTCAGTTTGCTGTGCAGAAGCGCAGTAGGACAAAAGTTAACAAGCTACATCACGGGATTAACAGGTCCGAAAAATGATGGGGACGCTGACGGCCCTGAAGAATTTCATCTTGTAATAGTAGATAACGGCCGTTCAAAAATTTTAGGCACTGAGTTTCAAAGCGCGCTTCATTGCATCCGCTGTGCAGCATGTGTAAATGTGTGTCCTGTTTATCGTCATATTGGAGGTCATTCCTACGGATCGATCTATGCGGGTCCAATTGGCGCCGTCCTTTCGCCTCTGCTTGGAGGCTATGATGATTACAAAGAGCTTCCATTTGCATCATCATTATGTGCAGCATGCACTGATGCCTGTCCTGTGAAAATTCCTTTGCACGAATTATTAATAAAGCATCGCCGAAAAATTGTCGAAGATGAAGGGAAATCCACATTTGGGGAAAAGCTTGCGATGAAAGGCTATCAATTGGCTGCAAGCTCTCCAAATTTATACGGCGCAGGAACCAAATCAGCATCAGCGGTTATGTCACCATTTACAAGCGCAGGCAGCATCAAAAAAGGACCTGGTCCTATCAAGCCGTGGACAGATGTACGAGACTTTCCTGCTCCAAGTAAAGAGAGATTCAGAGATTGGATGAAGGGAAGGGAGGAGAGCGGAAATGATAAAGGGTAA
- a CDS encoding GDP-mannose 4,6-dehydratase, translating into MRILVTGGAGFIGSHLVEQLLKKGHKVVVIDDLSNGKMNNLETIMSSYENISLLKGSILNRELVDKLIKDCDAVYHLAAVLGVKNTVENPLKVIDGCILGTRNILESAYLNKVKVIFSSTSEIYGKNDVLPFKEDSNRVLGPPQTNRWCYATAKALDEHLCFAYSDMGLPVTIVRFFNTYGPRQTSSQYGGVIPKFIVAALNNEVITVYGDGTQTRCFTFINDTIDAILPCLDDSANGHVFNVGSNERISVYELACLIKKLTNSSSEIVKIPYDEAYGKGYEDMQDREPDISKARNMLNYSPSVNLTAGLTETINWYRNI; encoded by the coding sequence ATGAGGATTCTTGTGACTGGCGGGGCCGGTTTTATTGGATCACACCTAGTAGAACAACTCTTAAAAAAAGGACACAAAGTTGTTGTAATTGATGATTTATCCAATGGGAAAATGAATAATCTAGAAACGATTATGTCGAGTTATGAAAATATATCTCTATTAAAAGGCAGTATTCTTAATCGAGAATTAGTTGATAAATTAATAAAGGATTGCGATGCTGTTTATCATCTTGCCGCTGTCCTGGGAGTTAAAAATACTGTTGAAAACCCATTAAAGGTAATTGACGGATGTATATTGGGGACTAGAAATATCCTTGAATCAGCTTATCTTAATAAAGTAAAAGTTATTTTTTCATCCACTTCAGAAATATATGGGAAAAATGATGTTTTACCATTTAAAGAGGATTCCAATCGGGTACTAGGCCCTCCTCAGACAAACAGGTGGTGTTATGCAACAGCAAAAGCCCTTGATGAGCATTTATGTTTTGCATACAGTGATATGGGATTACCCGTCACAATTGTAAGATTCTTTAATACGTATGGACCACGTCAAACCTCATCTCAATATGGGGGTGTTATTCCAAAGTTTATAGTTGCAGCCCTAAATAATGAAGTTATTACCGTTTATGGAGATGGTACACAAACAAGATGCTTTACTTTTATAAATGATACTATTGATGCCATTTTACCGTGTTTAGATGACTCTGCAAACGGTCATGTCTTCAATGTTGGATCAAATGAAAGAATATCTGTTTACGAGCTGGCTTGTTTAATAAAAAAACTTACAAATTCATCATCTGAAATAGTTAAAATTCCTTATGATGAAGCATACGGGAAAGGATATGAGGATATGCAAGATCGAGAACCTGATATTTCAAAAGCAAGGAATATGCTTAACTATTCACCTTCCGTAAATTTAACAGCAGGATTAACAGAAACTATTAATTGGTATCGGAATATCTAA
- a CDS encoding nucleotide sugar dehydrogenase, with product MIEIRKAKLAVIGLGFVGLPLSVTLAEKGFHVYGIDVDKNKVSALNNMTSYIDDISHSRVRNVIKENLFYPTVDFDVIKDADAIIVCVPTPLTSYKTPDLTYVINAGMEISKRLKRNQLVVLESSTFPGTTKEILLPILEKKSLKAGEDFFLAYSPERIDPGNKAYDMSKIPKVIGGVTENCKDAAYHLYSEIYDHVVPVSSTEAAELTKLLENIYRFINISFINEMAVLSDQLKVNIWEVIDAAATKPYGFSPFYPGPGIGGHCIPVDPLYLQWKLQQYEESSDFIKLSDSMNERMVQYIVNRTKDLLLHSKNFTSSNILLYGVTYKKDVADTRDSTAVEILEKFKKEGASISYHDPFVPELKVGDQLFKSVELDEMLKHRIDCVVILTDHSQIPLNLLIEHADIVFDTRNVTKDIIDRSKIVRLGGGENL from the coding sequence ATGATTGAAATAAGAAAAGCTAAATTAGCGGTAATTGGTTTAGGTTTTGTAGGCCTCCCACTATCTGTTACATTGGCTGAAAAAGGATTTCATGTGTATGGAATTGATGTTGACAAAAACAAGGTATCTGCTCTTAACAACATGACAAGTTATATAGATGATATTAGCCATTCCAGAGTTAGAAATGTAATTAAAGAAAACTTATTTTATCCTACAGTTGACTTTGATGTGATAAAAGATGCAGATGCAATTATTGTTTGTGTCCCCACTCCCCTTACTTCCTACAAAACTCCTGATTTAACATATGTAATAAATGCTGGAATGGAAATTTCCAAGAGGTTAAAAAGAAACCAGCTAGTTGTGCTGGAAAGTTCAACTTTTCCAGGTACTACCAAAGAAATCCTCCTCCCTATTCTTGAGAAAAAATCATTGAAGGCAGGAGAAGATTTTTTTCTGGCTTATTCACCTGAGCGTATCGATCCAGGAAACAAAGCTTATGATATGTCAAAAATCCCTAAAGTTATTGGAGGTGTTACCGAGAATTGCAAAGATGCAGCATACCATTTGTATTCTGAAATTTATGACCATGTTGTTCCTGTTTCTTCAACAGAAGCTGCTGAATTAACGAAATTACTCGAGAATATCTACCGATTCATCAACATTTCATTTATAAATGAAATGGCAGTGCTATCAGATCAGTTGAAAGTTAATATATGGGAGGTTATAGATGCTGCTGCTACCAAACCCTATGGATTTTCACCTTTTTATCCAGGTCCAGGAATAGGCGGACATTGTATTCCAGTTGATCCTTTGTACTTACAATGGAAGCTGCAACAGTATGAGGAAAGCAGTGACTTTATTAAACTATCTGATTCAATGAATGAAAGAATGGTTCAATATATTGTGAATCGTACAAAGGATTTATTACTTCACTCGAAAAATTTCACAAGTTCAAATATCCTTCTTTACGGAGTCACTTACAAAAAGGATGTTGCTGATACAAGGGATTCCACTGCTGTTGAAATATTAGAGAAATTCAAAAAAGAAGGAGCCTCAATTTCTTATCACGATCCTTTTGTGCCTGAATTGAAGGTGGGTGATCAACTTTTTAAAAGTGTTGAATTGGATGAAATGCTTAAACATAGAATAGATTGCGTAGTTATTTTAACTGACCACTCACAAATACCATTGAATCTTCTAATAGAACATGCTGACATCGTTTTTGATACAAGGAATGTCACCAAAGATATAATTGATCGATCGAAAATCGTACGATTAGGAGGAGGGGAAAATTTATGA
- a CDS encoding glycosyltransferase family 4 protein gives MKILLATYWYLPHVGGVNEYVNLLKKELELLGHEVDVLAQHPDMVDYYLVNGDKKENKMKIKAIVYEKVNQFYQRFLPHVEPWVRWRDIERYTMELCSVLFDLEQYDLIHTQDIISTRALWRVKPKHVPLISTIHGLLANEHVIAEDIPGKDSVQWVYVSDEEFYGATSSNRTIVPTTWLHNELANNFNVPSKHLSVIPYGMDIESFLKRYRRPNEFENMKNDKRWILLCPARLVPVKGHKTLLHALHALKNERSDFICWLAGDGDLKERLVAMTEELGLLEHVKFLGDRDDIPSLMRIANIMILPSLQDNLPFTIMESQIVGLPVIASTAGGIPEMIIDGETGLLFEKENSLALKEQIVRLMGDNQLYLHLKDIEKRVGRKKWSSKALAVNTIKEYIKVLKEHHTIYSSPDKKNGL, from the coding sequence TTGAAAATTTTATTAGCCACATATTGGTACTTACCACATGTTGGCGGTGTTAATGAGTATGTTAACTTATTGAAAAAGGAACTTGAACTTTTAGGTCATGAAGTGGATGTTCTCGCACAACATCCTGATATGGTTGATTATTATCTAGTAAACGGCGATAAAAAAGAGAATAAAATGAAAATAAAAGCTATTGTATATGAAAAAGTCAACCAGTTTTACCAAAGGTTTTTGCCCCATGTAGAACCTTGGGTCAGGTGGCGTGATATTGAGCGGTATACAATGGAGTTATGCTCTGTTTTATTTGATTTAGAACAGTATGACTTGATTCATACTCAAGATATTATTTCGACAAGAGCATTGTGGAGAGTAAAACCTAAGCATGTTCCATTAATATCTACGATTCATGGGTTGCTGGCAAATGAACATGTGATAGCTGAGGATATTCCAGGAAAAGACAGCGTTCAGTGGGTTTATGTGAGTGATGAAGAATTTTATGGTGCCACATCCTCAAATAGGACAATCGTCCCTACAACATGGCTTCATAATGAATTAGCAAATAACTTTAACGTACCCTCAAAACATTTATCAGTTATTCCTTATGGTATGGATATCGAATCATTTTTGAAACGATATCGTCGGCCTAATGAATTTGAAAACATGAAAAATGATAAACGCTGGATCTTATTGTGCCCTGCACGTTTAGTTCCGGTAAAAGGGCATAAAACATTGTTGCATGCCTTGCATGCTCTGAAAAATGAAAGATCTGATTTTATATGCTGGTTAGCTGGAGATGGGGACTTAAAAGAAAGGCTTGTTGCAATGACAGAGGAGTTAGGGCTGCTAGAACATGTTAAATTTTTAGGAGACCGTGACGATATTCCATCATTAATGAGAATTGCAAATATTATGATATTGCCTTCCTTACAGGATAATCTTCCTTTTACCATCATGGAGTCGCAGATTGTTGGACTTCCTGTTATTGCATCTACCGCAGGTGGAATACCAGAAATGATCATTGATGGTGAAACCGGTTTATTATTCGAAAAAGAAAATAGCTTGGCTTTGAAGGAACAAATAGTAAGACTTATGGGAGATAATCAGCTATATCTGCATTTAAAAGATATTGAAAAACGTGTGGGCCGAAAAAAGTGGTCCTCTAAAGCATTGGCTGTAAATACAATAAAAGAATATATAAAGGTTCTAAAGGAACATCATACTATATATTCTTCTCCTGATAAGAAGAACGGATTGTGA